The genomic region gtgcacatcccccttgtgacgagaGCCAAAAGAGGCGAACATGGAGTTTGAACCAAATCCCGAACAtggtcccatcacaacaataccaATCACAATATTACTCAACCAATATCAATCCAATGCAAcatattaatcaatcaatcaatcacaagAATCTCAAATTAATTACACAACcgactgagtaaggaaaccctacctttttgctaTTACATGAAAATGCGTCCATCAGATTTTGCCAAGCAAGACTCCATATCGAATCCTACAAGTAACAACCATACCCTATCACTAAGTTATTCAAGATCTATTAAAAGATAACAATTATTCACAAACTCACCCTGCGACGCGGCCCGATGCCGACGGCTGCGACAACCCGACTTGATGACTTCATGCGTAGACCATCTCCCTCCCCGGATTAGTGTTCAAGGCCACCCAAGGTGTGTAGAGTGAGATAGGAGAattgggagagagagagagagatattaggtttaggaGTGATAAAAGAAACCGTCGAAAATGATTTATGTATAAGTCTCcgcgttttatattaacgcgcTGTCagacaaggtactcggtcgagtatagacatactcgaccgattatgctgcactcggtcgagtacctcagatactcggccgagtggcttcTGCTAGGTCGAGTATCGAGTTACATAGGTCAACTAATCTCTCCCGTCTCCTTTGCTAAGGCTCTCCCTTGATCAATAGGTTAATCAACGGATCCCTAATAGGGCGGGTATTATATTAGGGTCTAAGATTAGGTGATTTTGATTGAAGGATGATATGATGTTATTTGAGGTATTCTTTAATTGAAATTGTCAGGGAATGAGAAAACCCCAATTAAACCCCACAATACCTCCAGCCACCAATACCCAACACAAACCACAACCAACATCGCCCTCACCGCCACTACTTCGGTCACCCACTGCTGGCGATTCTCTCTGACCACCACTCTACGTTGCTTCTTCCTCCTAACCCACACTTTAAACTCTCGACACTACCCCCATAAGATCCACTAAATACCCGAAATATATGTTATTAACCCGAACTCGGATTCGACTTCGGAGTCGAATGGATGTGTTCTTGTCATTTGggtaatgtttaatctttgttttgTTGAGGTTTGATTGTTTGATGTTTTCGCCAGGCCAATGAGTGTTGGTGTGGTAGTGGTAGCATATTGGTGGTGGTTGCTTATTGAGGATCGGAGGAAATAAGGGAGTGAAGGGACAAAGTAAATGTTTAATGTGTTTCGGTGATTAATAGagaatgataaatgaagaagatGAACATAGAGAATGAGATCTTTCGTCATAAAATTAGGCTTTTAATTAGAAAATTCAAATATTGACGGAATATGTAACCGGATTGTCCAAATGGATGCAATTTTTGACTTGGGAACATTTTAagggagtaaattattaaattttTTTAAAATGGAGTAATTTTAGAAAAGTGATATATAAAAGGGTGTAATTATTAATTTACTGTTCTATTTATTGAGCAATACTGACATACCATGCGATTTGATTAATTTATAACACAAATGCTCATTATAGACAAGCACCAAGTTGCATGGTGGAgcccaaaaatatcaccactttaaacatatttgacccgtctttcactttagatgaatatatctatatatagtgagactaattgaatttataattaattaacttaaCAAAACAAGTTTCTATCTTTATAGTGCAAAACTTATCAACTCTCTTAAGACTGATATTCTTATACGGGTTAAGTATCAACCCACTTTTACATCTAAGACGAATTCATTTTTTTCCACATGCATTCTACTTTTATTGAATCCATactatttaacccgttttaactTTAAAACGGAAATAAAACTTTGTGAATTCCATCCCAAAACATCATTATCAATCCATGATGATCACCATAATAGTGTGTCATAGACCAcctaaaaaaaatccaaaaaagtcTCAAACATGTACCGTTAGCCGCTCCCTGGCGCCAACAGATTACATTACATCTCCTCTATTTATTTACTTCCTCTTCAAGCTTCCTTTTTCATTTCCTCCCTTTTTTGatattccttttctttttctcaatATTCATCATCCTCTCTTCACTTTTTCCTCAATCAAAATTAAATCCACCCAATTAAAAAATAACAATGGGAAATTGCTTCAGGAAGAAGCAATCCACCTCCGAAATCGCACCGTCGTCGTCATTCCAAAACTTCTCCACCAAGAAACCACTGGTCTACCTCCATGGCGACTCGTCCAACTCCGTGAGTCACTACCTCCGCTTCGCTCTCCATTACAAGCCTATCACCCTCCGTTTCATCCACTCCGAAACCTCATCGTTTACACTCCGGTTCGAGTCGCCGGCCAGTGAAGCAGTATCCGGTTCGGCCGAGACGGTGATTCGGTTCGTGGAGTCGAAGTTCCCCCAGCCGGCGATACTGAGGAGTGAAACAAGAACGGCATTTGAGATTGaagaggtggtggtggtgaggaGGATGGTGGAGTTACAGCATAGGAGCCTGACGTGGCACTTGGAGAGGGTGACAAGGTGGGGTAAGGATATGACGACACGTGGAGGAAGAGAGGTTGTTGATCCAAAGGTGGGGACTCCGAGAATGGAGGTTGTTAAGTTAGGTAAGAGTTATGGGAAGTTGTTGGAGGTTTTACTTGAACATGCTCAAATGGAGGAGCGCATTCTTTTTCCTCTTTTGGATGCCGCTGATCCAGGTTCCCAATCATTTTATCATTCTTCATTACACTTGAAATTGCTCTTATTAATTAATTACTCTCATTCCAAACGAGCCCTAAATAGTCGTTAATCTTGTGAAATGCATCGGTAAATTGTCGCTTTCTAAGATGTACAAGTTTCAATGTGATGAGTAGATACAAATTCATTACCAATTAGATCGACTAAAAGTATATGAAATGATTTAAGATCTGAGTTGGGAACAAAAAAACCTGAAACCTGCAAATCTGTTTCATCTAATTAATTTGTTGTCTCTGGCGTTTCATTACAATTTTGAGCAGCACTAATAGTAACACTTGAATTCACCGAAAGTAGATTGTTTGAAACTCAAACCTTGAGTGGATTTGATTGATTCATTCATACTGTTATTACCATGTTTCTCATATGGAGTCATATCTTATATATATAGCCGTGATCTGCTGAGTAGAATTTGGCTGCAGTTTGATCTCGTATATCCGCAGTTATTATTGGAATGTTGATTCATCATTATGCTTAAGCAGTTGTTACTCACTCGTATATAGATTGTTGCCATTCTTGATCGAAAGAAAACTAAAGCATATGAATGTAATGATTTGTCAGTCTAGTTTAATTTCCGTCTGATCGTAGGCTAGTGTGGCTATGTATGGAATGCAAGTTAAACTGTTGTATGATAAATCTATGCATAACTATGATAGTGCGGATATGATGCAAGTGAAAAACATATTGCAGGCATGTGTCGGTGTGTGACCGAGGAACATGCAAGGGACTTGCCTATAATGAATGGAATCAAAGAAGATATCAAGTCCATAGGCGTCATGCTTACTGGTACATCAACCCATAAAGAGGCCTTGTGTAGCCTTTCTGCTCGTTTCAACACTTTGCAGGTAACTTATCTCTATAACACGACATTGcatatcttattattattatgttatcTAAGCTCTAAATAAACCTGTCAAATTAAACAGGATAATTGTAGAGATCATTTTAATGAAGAAGAGAGAAATTTGTTCCCATTGTTGGAAGCAGCTGAATTGACAGAGTGGAAACAAAGGAAAACTGTGGAGGGGTGTATTGATGTGATGCAGGGAACCCATTCTCATTTTTTCTCGTTTTTCATTCAAGGACTACTTCCTCATGAGGCGATTGAGTACTTGGACTTGATGATGACCTGCATCAACAAAGAAAGGGTCTCCTCTATGCTTCACTTACTTGTAGAGTAAGTTCTTTAATTTATCTTTAACTTGTACTACCACATTCTTCTTATTCTAGTTTTTTCTCAGGTCTCATAACTGTGTTCTATGCTTGTTGTGCCTGTATGGGAAATTTTGGTGAGTGTGGATCTGAAAACATGAGTTGAAATTTGATCTCTGCATTCTCTTGATTCACAGCTAAAGATGAAAAGGATGCGGTGTGAAACTTCAGAAAAAATTACAAATTAGGGAGAGAAGCGAAAACAATGCTGTATCATACACAAACCCGGTGCTTACAGTATTCAATTGGCTTTGCATTGTTGAATCTTGTTTCTGCATATGTAAATGAAGACTGAAGACTGAACAAGGGCCAAATATATTCCGCGATCGAATATGTCTTTTTGAATGTAatctctgttgttgttgttgagtgaaaacaggaaaaagaagaaaaaagtcACTCTATCATTTGGTCTTATTGGTCGGACAATTTTAGAGTTAGAGCTCATACTGTGATAAGAACTCGGGAATTGTACAGTTATGATGTATGAAAAACAGCTGATTCAAAAGCTGTAGCAACTATGTTAAAACTTCTTTGGGAAACTTCTTTTAAGTTTAATTCCTCAATAGGATACTAGGTTCAAAAGATATTATAGAATACTAAACCAAATTAAAGTAGGAAAAAAAATATGCTTTTAAGCatgtgtgatttttttttttgttttttttacagGAAACATGTGTGAAAAtgaaaatactataaaaacgtcATTAATTCAATCACATGTATAATTACACGTTATAGATTATCAATCAtgatatcaatactatatattaaatccagaaaccaagggacttcaatgtaattaaagaaagttatacaaattaattatattatatagttttaaatcactagcaccgtgtgatggacccgattttaagggatctcaatgcaaatattatatagtttgggttaaaattaaattatatagaaacttggtaattttcctaaacatttgtaagagattaAAACATAGTCAATTtccttaaattaaaataattaattaagatggtcaatccaaggagactaaaagaaagaagatgcttggtaattttcctaaatatttatagaacacTAAAAGatagtcaatttccttaaaataaaataattaattaatataaacatgcacacttatggtattaattattatcatcataaaattatatattaaatttaaaatctatgcaattttattaaactttatagtttattagatgtatagagatgttaattatttaacgtacaaaaatataatataagtaggttatagataaatcaagttagattccataatatataatattgcataattctttcgatttgatttaatgcatatatgtaatatatttatataaatatataatcctcttaaaattgcatgcctaagtagtaaaagtaatttcgttagtaaagaaaagaattgtagtaacattggatatagttatatgatagtaatcactcatttgaatagtaaaagtaacaatattatctgCGAGAtttgaaagtggtagaaacaacaacgggagtagtgaaataatcaatattaatgcggcaatagtgaaagtaacaataattacggcgggagtagtgaaattatcaatattaatgcagcagtattgacagtaacaataattatggcgtgagtagtgaaaataacaatgattacgggcaagtagtgaaatgttattactattgtttcattaataagagtaaaatattaatagcgggagtagtgaatttgtctcaaaatttatttcatcgtaatttcaggatatgtcatagaaaaatgtattaatgataaatttatgggttatgcaactttaagtaattttatttaatgaaaaaaaaaaatttaatggtaagtagaggtagcccgggcgaagctgggcaccaatactagtacttCTTTAATGCAATAATCAATCCTGCtgatgtgacattttaatttttaatCTCAGTCTGATGTGGCATCTCAAATTTTAATCTGTCTGATGTGCGAGAAACATAAGGCGCCAtaataactaaaataaaataaaaattcctaAGTAAACTAACTGAGAAGAAAATGGAAAATATAACATATTCAATAGAATATTCCATATTCAATTGATACAGAAATTATGGAGATTCATATTATGGTATCTTTGTAAATTATCTTCTCCATAGCAACAGAATAATTGACTCAAAATATGAGAGAGAACAAAAATTTGCTCCAGCTTTTGATAATAGTGTAATACTTCACGACAATTATTACTTCCTCTGACAAGTATTGTTACATCCATGAATTTGTCAATTAATAATGGCGGTGGTGGATAAAAAAAGCACAAATTGATCAGTTAATAGATCCTACGATTAGTTGTACCCAGTTGTATGCTTTAGAATccgagctatataataaagttttcgagttttgttttaaagaagtcgagctataccataaaatttctgaattcactcacttaaacataaaaaaaattaactttaagaaagttcaaaaaaattacacataagctcgattagatataacttggttgtatgatgCTATTGTATCACTGtaggtataatgttatttgtgcAAATTGATTTACGTTTATTATCTTAAGTGCTGTTTATATATTTGTCTAACTCCGCGTTGTTATTTTGTTTGGGCttattttttctaatttttcttaTTGAATTGGTTAAAACAATACTTATCCGAGTAGTCTTTCTTAAGATGGATATATCCGTTTACGAATAAAACGAGTCAAATAACACTTGATATAAAacatgttatgaaatattattatatcgatgtccatatcttagaatattctagggtatattatcttatggaaactctaGCTTCATTGTTAGACAAATAACCAAGCaacaaaatacaaaatcaaaTCATTGACTCCGAAACATATATTTTCGagatcataaaaaaaaaatttcggtaAAACTCAACATGAAATTTCatacttgacatcataaatgaAGTACGGAGTAGAAGGTAATTAATATCATGAGTCAAACAAAATATGCAATTAATTAATTGACAAAATTCGAAGGAATAAGCATAAATTCAAACACAATCAAATTGGAAAATAAGAGGGAAGAAAACctcaattacatagtgaaatcagTCGAATGAAGGAATTAAAATAGAAAAAAACTTGAATTCGGGAAACAAACAATCAACAAATGATGTTTACAATCAAAATGAttttaaatgaatgaataaagagATAAAATGAGGCAATAATGCAATTTTTTGCGAAATTCACAACCCAGACAGTGGCACTCGGTCGAAAATCTACATGCTATCGCATTTCATTTGAATGAACAAAACAGGTAAGATGTTCAAAAAAAGCATAACACGTATAAATTCACGCAACATGTCACTTCgcgtttcccgactcataaccgcccacgtagtgaccaaccgaaacaacaggttctagttttgaaatgagggatccttctcacccaaaaccgacctcctattgtactcatgtcgggttcattttattagacactcctaaattcattttagttcattggtttaggttccaaaatcatcgctctaataccactttgtaacaccccgattatccggccaagataattggagcgttaccatctcggtttccccaGGTAGTAATTCAAAacttcgataaaagaacattcattataaatataatgttaatgaattacataaacgtaaacaactgaataaataaaataaaactcgtgacatctatactcttctagccaactagactcgtctcgtgatataATCAAGCtcatcccgtctcccgcgtactatccaagcAACCTGAACAtaatctgctccccatatgaccaaaggatatcatatggattgacACATGCCACaacaaaagagataggtgacaaacacagacacacaaacgtcagtaacGATAAAgaaagtgtgacacaactcaagTGCGTGAGTCAACAATatgaccatgatatgaatgacacaCAATTATCCAACCGTCATACGGGTACCGGAACACgtccagacgtacccacaaccactggtGCCAGGAACACGTCCACGACACCACAATCACACAAGGTACTCTGAACACGTCTATGGTACCGGGCCCAAGAGCAACTcgggtcccctgccagacgtcgtgcctcaccaCACGCGTACCTCCAAACTCAAgtaattaatgtgcacattcctattGGGGTGGGAAACCCCAAtaggcgactcaagcggaagacggtctcccaaccgccttccgtctccatagAACAAGTAACCAACCAACTCCACAATATCCTCCAATATAGATGACAaacacaataaatgcaagataccgtataatatgccaattaccgactcattaaatgcaattaatgacaaacaactcatttaacaaatagacacattatcgaaactgagtaggataaactaCCTTTTAACAATTCTTCATAAGCTACTTGATACACCAAGATCCGCCTCACAAAACCGTCTCACAGAAGCATCATATAAAAGTTAAAACTGTTCCTaaacaagataaataaaatacGTATGAATACTAACTAATTATTATTACTAAGCTATTTTAAATTAAACACGAAGCTAACTAAACAAACACGTCCCATACAAGGTCAAGGCTCAACCACCCACCAACGTGGCCACCACCTGGCCACTGTGGGCCACCAGCCTGTCCCGGCTGTTCCCACCGTCACCCACAACCCACGACCACCACACTACTTAATGACAACAACCGCAACAACACCACTAAGCAACAACAAACAACCACTACACTCCTCTACCGCCCTTGCCGCCGCCTACCACCACCGTGGACCCAGCAGCCGTCCACTAGGCCGGTGGTGCCGCCACCTCAacccaaacaacaacaacaacacacgacaacaacaacaaacccgACCTTCTATCGTACACCCTCATTTACCTCCCCTTTTTCCGCCACTACGGCCACCCAAACCACCACCTCTACCCACCACCGATATCCCCTCTCTACCCACAACAACCATTGCCCTAGCCGCCCCCAGGTCAGTGGCACTTTATGAGTCAAAACCCCATCCTAAAACCGTCACATAAAACGACCCCAAGGCTAGATTTACTCGGTCAAACCGAGTTTGGGTGGTCCATGGCGGTCCACGTCGGTTACACGGTGGGTCCAAGATCGAGGCGGGtcaaataaaataatatatagactagtgagacggtcttaccttacgaacTCGGGGCGGAGGGACGggtttctccttctcttttctcttcctctcatctcctcttttctctcttgaaaTGTGGATTCTGT from Silene latifolia isolate original U9 population chromosome 3, ASM4854445v1, whole genome shotgun sequence harbors:
- the LOC141647925 gene encoding uncharacterized protein LOC141647925 → MGNCFRKKQSTSEIAPSSSFQNFSTKKPLVYLHGDSSNSVSHYLRFALHYKPITLRFIHSETSSFTLRFESPASEAVSGSAETVIRFVESKFPQPAILRSETRTAFEIEEVVVVRRMVELQHRSLTWHLERVTRWGKDMTTRGGREVVDPKVGTPRMEVVKLGKSYGKLLEVLLEHAQMEERILFPLLDAADPGMCRCVTEEHARDLPIMNGIKEDIKSIGVMLTGTSTHKEALCSLSARFNTLQDNCRDHFNEEERNLFPLLEAAELTEWKQRKTVEGCIDVMQGTHSHFFSFFIQGLLPHEAIEYLDLMMTCINKERVSSMLHLLVD